From the Toxoplasma gondii ME49 chromosome VIIa, whole genome shotgun sequence genome, one window contains:
- a CDS encoding hypothetical protein (encoded by transcript TGME49_202255) → MVLGFAQTSVYHDCPDISRVRFRVTVWYLSPVNCNAARIVIGKDRRCSRVPTEVVGVHCEMQSPQNTSSGKDKQPFHPNSAAHVRRYCEDIVWQEKLINPTEEAVYMNASCHVRAEHQKFELFQSQIRMLKEGRAVPFTRLSSGIYTITDRDLADGCIPKQIQAFHDLYASPPLYNSDAVQAEMAQVRTEPGAGAAVLSAAERFCTETMYIMASIESTGIPEDVVLCHITYNQRGNVVRMTPGFSEYGKTFRATTPLGVPYEYTIDDVTQCDEGNKPVDAAIEPFPLRANPTAVPMIREEVWSAWGEIESFDRTGVHAIDSSSTKAFPNQHWDEIGPNKCGLSRDMLHQETRVYRLGALLPDINKSLGEAS, encoded by the exons ATGGTGCTCGGCTTTGCCCAGACCAGCGTTTATCACGATTGTCCCGACATCTCACGTGTGCGTTTCCGGGTGACTGTGTGGTACCTTAGTCCTGTTAATTGTAACGCCGCACGGATTGTGATCGGCAAGGACAGAAGATGCAGCAGAGTGCCCACCGAAGTTGTCGGGGTGCACTGCGAAATGCAGTCCCCTCAAAACACTAGTTCAGGAAAAGATAAACAACCTTTCCATCCCAACTCGGCCGCACATGTCCGACGGTATTGCGAAGACATTGTTTGGCAAGAGAAATTAATTAACCCAAC agaagaagcggtgTACATGAATGCCTCCTGTCATGTTCGGGCAGAACATCAGAAGTTCGAGTTGTTTCAGTCGCAAATAAGAATGCTCAAGGAGGGGAGAGCAGTACCTTTTACACGTCTCAGTAGCGGCATCTATACAATTACTGACCGGGATCTGGCCGACGGCTGTATCCCGAAACAAATTCAAGCTTTTCATGACCTCTACGCGAGCCCGCCTCTCTACAATTCGGACGCCGT ACAAGCTGAGATGGCCCAAGTTCGAACGGAGCCCGGTGCAGGTGCCGCCGTTCTAAGCGCTGCAGAACGATTTTGCACTGAAACGATGTACATAATGGCATCGATCGAAAGCACAGG GATCCCAGAAGACGTTGTTCTTTGCCACATCACGTACAACCAAAGAGGAAACGTTGTCCGAATGACG CCAGGCTTCTCTGAATACGGCAAGACGTTCCGGGCGACCACACCGCTG GGTGTACCTTACGAGTATACAATTGATGATGTGACACAGTGTGACGAAGGGAATAAGCCAGTCGACGCCGCTATCGAGCCCTTCCCCTTAAGGGCGAATCCAACAGCAGTACCGATGATCCGGGAGGAAGTGTGGTCTGCTTGGGGAGAAATCGAAAGCTTCGACAGAACCGGAGTACATGCGATCGATTCGTCCAGCACTAAGGCCTTCCCAAACCAGCATTGGGATGAGATCGGCCCTAATAAATGTGGTCTGAGTAGAGATATGCTTCACCAAGAAA CTCGCGTGTACCGCTTAGGCGCACTGCTCCCTGACATCAATAAAAGC CTCGGAGAAGCCTCCTGA